ACGCCGACCAGTGAGGCATCGATGGCATCGGCTTCGTAGAAGGTCGAGAACCTGCCTTCGGCATCGATCCTCAGGATGTCGTGGTCGCCGAGGAATCCGCGTGGGTTCTCGAACAGCGCCCCGCCGCTCCCATCCGGCATGACGTTGCGCACGGGGAGGGCGAGTTCCGGTGTGGGGAAGAGTTGCTCGTCCTCGCCGGCGACGCGACGGTAGATCTCGTCTCCCGTGCTCCAGATCAGTTCCCCGTCGATCGTCGTCCTCGGAACCCCGGACAGGCCTGACGTGGACCCCGCCGTGGGGGCGGTGGGGAGCGAGGTCGGAGCCGTGGGGAGCTGGGTCGGGGCTGTCGTTCCGGGGACGGCGGGGTCGATGGTCGGGGGTTCGGGGGTGGGGGACAGGCTCGCCCAGAGCGCCACCGCCCCGACCGCGGCGATCGCCCCGAGGATCCCGGCCACGAGGAACACGCCCCGCCAGGTCAGCCCCTCGACCGCGACGAGCCCGCCGACGACCGCCGGTGCGACCAGATCGCCGAGCCCGCGGGCTGCGGCCAGCATCGACAGTGCCCGCACCCGACCCTCGGGTGGGTACAGCTCGACCACCAGCGGTTGGTAGCTCACGGCGACGACGGCGGCGGCGGCACCCGACGCCAGCAGCACCGCAGCCAGCTCGCCAGCATGCACCACGAAGCCGGCGAGCGCGAGGGACAGGGCGCCAACGAGCCCACCCGCCACGACCAGCAGCGCGCGCATCGGACGCCGCTGCACGACCCCGGCCAGCGGCAGTGACGCGGCCGCCGACGCCAGCGGCGACAGCGTCAGGAGCCCGGCGAGCCCGGCCGCCCCGATCCCCAACGACCGTCCGATCTCGGGTAGCAGCACGGTCAGGGCGTAGGTGCCGAACCCGGCGACGGCGCCGAGCCCGCCGAGCGCGGCCAGCGGGTACCAGCCGACCCCTGACCGGCGCACGACCTCCCGTAGCGGCGACAGCTGCGGATCGCCGGACAGTCCGGCTGCTTCGCGGGCGCGTGCCCGCAGCTCATCGGTCACGGCGCACCTCCACGGTGACCGTGTCGTCGGTCTCCCCGATCCGGCGCCCGTCGCGATCGAGCAGGATCACCGTCACGTCGTGCAGCTCCCGCTCGTCGGGGCGCTCGGGGCGGGGGACCGAGGTGACCGTGAACGAGCTGTCCTCGGTCACGTGGACGTGGAGTCCCTCGAGGTAGCCGAGGTCGGGGCACTCCGGGTCGCGTGTACAGCCCGGGTCGTCGCGGGCGAACCATTCCAGTCCCTCACCGGCAGGTGGCGGCGTGCGATCGACCAGGACGGCGAACCGGGTGCCGTCGGGCAGGTCGCGTACGGACCAGTTCACCTCGAAGGGCACAGCGACGGCAGCGCGGTCACCGGGTCGCGTGATCGACAGGACGTGGTCGTCTCGGAACGCGAGCCCGTCCCGGCAGGCGCCGGCGAGCACGACGAGCCCTATCGCCAAGCCGACCGCGCCCGCCCGCGCCATCACGACTCCCGTCAGCCCCCCGCCGTTCGGGCAGGCTAACGCCGCGTGAGCCCGTGAGGTGGTGTCACGTCAACCGTGCGGACCTCGCAGGCGGATCCGGGCGAAGCGCACGTCCGTCTGACTGATGCCCCCCCGCGGTTCCCGCGCTTCGACGAACGCCGCCGCGAAGCCCCCCGGTGCGGCGGCGAGCCCGTAGTACTCACCCAGCCAGTAGTGGGAGCCCTGGTCCCGGGTTTCGTTGCCCCGGCTGAACAGGGCGTGACGCAGATCGAACGGTCCCGAGACGTGCGTCTCTGACCAGGTCTCGCCGCCGTCGCGCGACGCCGCGAACCACCAGTCGGTCGTCAGTTCCTCGTCGTCAGGTTCGTCAGGTACATCGTCGTCGTTGCGCAGATCCGCCCACAGAACCCCGACCGTCCCGTCGTCTGCCACCGCAACCACGGGATCGAGGACCTGAGCCGGCACGTCGGCAACCGTGGATGGCTCGGTCCAGCTGATGCCCCCGTCGTCCGAACGCGCGGCGAACACCTCGCCCTTCGAGGTCGAGCTGTTGTGATGCCAGGCTGCGTACAGGCGACCGTCGCTCCCGACGGCTTGCTCGATGAAGAACTCGCCCGCATCGATGGTGCGGCCGCTGTCAGGGTCCGTTCCGCTGGGATCCGTAGACCGGTACTCGGCGACCAGGTAGCGGGCCCAGGTCTCGCCGCCGTCCTCCGAACGCACGGCGTAGATCGATGCGGGGTACGTGCCAGGGAAACGGGACGCGTTGAGGGCCGTCAGTTCGGAGGTCAACGCCACCAGAGACCCGTCCGCCAGCACCGACAACTGCGCCGCGCCGTTCGCGGAGAGCTCCTTCGCGCGATCGACGACCATCGGCCCTGTCCAGGTCTCACCTCCGTCGTCCGAACGCGCGAGGGCGAGGTGCGCGCACAGGCAAGCGGCGTCGAGTGGTTGGAGCCGGGTCCAGATGGCGTACACCCGGCCCGGTGTGGAATGATCGGCGACCACCGTGGGCCTGTCGTTCGCGCTGTCGGCCTCCTGCACCGTGAAGGGGCCTTCCCACGTCCGGCCGCCGTCGGTCGAACGGTACGCGAGGATCGCCATCTCGTGGGGACCCATCCCGAACTGGATCACGCCGGCGTACGCGGTGCCGTCCGGACCGAACGAGACGGTCGGGTCACTGGCCCCGTTGCCGGCGGGACCGCAGACCCCGAGATCAGGGAGGACCACCTCGCTCCACGTGGTCCCCCCGTTCGTGGTGTAGGCGACGACGTCCGAGAGCGCCGCTCCGCCCTCACCCTCGAGGATCTGACCGCCCCACTGGTCCTGACGCCAGATCGCCACCATGTTCTGCGGGTCGACGGGGTTGACCGCCAGCGAAGGCTCTTGGCGGTAGCCCCAAGCG
Above is a genomic segment from Actinomycetota bacterium containing:
- a CDS encoding MFS transporter → MTDELRARAREAAGLSGDPQLSPLREVVRRSGVGWYPLAALGGLGAVAGFGTYALTVLLPEIGRSLGIGAAGLAGLLTLSPLASAAASLPLAGVVQRRPMRALLVVAGGLVGALSLALAGFVVHAGELAAVLLASGAAAAVVAVSYQPLVVELYPPEGRVRALSMLAAARGLGDLVAPAVVGGLVAVEGLTWRGVFLVAGILGAIAAVGAVALWASLSPTPEPPTIDPAVPGTTAPTQLPTAPTSLPTAPTAGSTSGLSGVPRTTIDGELIWSTGDEIYRRVAGEDEQLFPTPELALPVRNVMPDGSGGALFENPRGFLGDHDILRIDAEGRFSTFYEADAIDASLVGVAVWEGRPTAFVTVRTGDSEDQVEDVHAVDIETGASRVALAATGGIENGLASVDARGDDLLVTWVGDGSNEEVRLHRGGGQEYEVLASGDGSSDLADAQFIDDDRIAWVSTTPWGLPERTLELTMHDFAMDRSASSGVAIETDVTFNYLSLSVRPDTALISALVSDEAGNEEPTTLVWALSPAGSDGLGASNLRRLAPPGIYRFDLA
- a CDS encoding glycoside hydrolase — its product is MFDVLPSRITVLTTALALILGTGAGPAGSDEGAVANVKVVDISAGPSVFESEEHRCQTAESAAWGYRQEPSLAVNPVDPQNMVAIWRQDQWGGQILEGEGGAALSDVVAYTTNGGTTWSEVVLPDLGVCGPAGNGASDPTVSFGPDGTAYAGVIQFGMGPHEMAILAYRSTDGGRTWEGPFTVQEADSANDRPTVVADHSTPGRVYAIWTRLQPLDAACLCAHLALARSDDGGETWTGPMVVDRAKELSANGAAQLSVLADGSLVALTSELTALNASRFPGTYPASIYAVRSEDGGETWARYLVAEYRSTDPSGTDPDSGRTIDAGEFFIEQAVGSDGRLYAAWHHNSSTSKGEVFAARSDDGGISWTEPSTVADVPAQVLDPVVAVADDGTVGVLWADLRNDDDVPDEPDDEELTTDWWFAASRDGGETWSETHVSGPFDLRHALFSRGNETRDQGSHYWLGEYYGLAAAPGGFAAAFVEAREPRGGISQTDVRFARIRLRGPHG